ATAATTTAATAACaatttattctctctctctctctctctctgtgcagcTTTCATCAAGGAGAGAAAAATGGGGTTGAATGACTTCATCCAGAAGCTGGTGTCTACCCCACATATCTGCCAACAGTGAGTATTTATATAAAAAGATATTCCAGGTTAAAAGACGTTTAGATTTGAATGGAAAATTGGCCGTAGGTGTGTCATGGCCAATCCAATCAGCCACCTGAGTTTGGCAGGACATTCTGTGAGAAAACATAATCTGGGTCCAAGAAGCCAGGTGCAAGAATAGTCCTTTCATGACGAGCGTGAGCCTGTTAACAACCTCCTTTCCAATACCCAATGACCTTTGCAGCAAATCCCTTATGTAGGCTACCCTAGACACGGATAAACCGGTAATTCGGTTATTTGATACATGGCTCATCCGATCCCATCCTGAACTTCCAGGTCGGGACCTGGTGCTTTGGAAAAATACAACAGTGTTTCCGAAGGAAAGGTTGTGTGATCTGGACTGCAGAGTCCTGCAGAGTCCTGCAGAGCCACCTGAACCCTCTTTGTCACGGGGCAGCAGCCTAAGCTTTTTCTCAGACAGGATAGGCCGTTATATAGTACATGGTGATGACTGTGTCCTCAACTTGACTTGCCTGGATGTTTCAGTCATTCACACCCCAGCAGGGAGCGTTCATTCAGCTTTTCAGTCACACAAACTGCTTAAGATCCGGTGATTTCCCTGTGCGacaaacttaaaataaagtCGCTCTTTGAAttactaaatataaaaaaaaaagtcaaaaaagtgttaTACTgtagttattacattttttatgaccCTGCTTCTCTTCTTCCAGTGTTGAAGTAAACAACTTCCTGACGATTGATGAGAATCAAAATGAGGATGTTGATGAACTTCCAGAACATCCGGTAAGCAGGAACTGTTTACTGACTATATGACTCACTTTCTTTACAAAATATGGCAATGTATTTATACATTTCCCCATTGCATATCTTTCAGCTCTACCTAAATTCACGAAGTTCACTGGCTGAGGACACTCAGTAAGTAGCcttttaaaatatcttttaaatgtaaacaatttgtAAAATATGTAGCCCTCAACATGTGTCAACAGAAATCCTAATTTTCTGGTTGCTTCTCTACATCAGGATCAAACCATGTGATTTTGACTACCTCAGAATCATCGGCAAAGGCAGCTTTGGAAAGGTGAGTCCGTCTAACTTCTCTTTCACTTAACCAACTTAACTGTTATCTGCTCACGTCCATCACCGCTGGAACACCTCCGCTGATGCAGCCGTTTGCTCTATTACAGGTTCTGCTGGCTCGACACAAGGAGTCCGCCAAATATTACGCTGTCAAGGTGCTACAGAAGAAAATCATCATGAAGAAGAAAGAGGTATGTTTGCATATCCTTTCACTATGAACTACAAGTAAAACTGCAGAGACCAAGGTTAATTACTGCGCCTCAAACCACAGTTCCTCTATTTCACAATGTATAATGTCATAGTGATAAATACAGAATTATATTAATTTCTACATTTTCCTTCCAGCAAAAGCATATCATGGCTGAGCGCAGTGTGCTGATGAAGAACATCAAGCATCCCTTCCTGGTGGGGCTGCACTACTCCTTCCAGACGACTGACAAGCTGTACTTTGTACTCGACTATGTCAACGGCGGAGAGGTAATTTAAAATCTCACGCCAAGAAATTGGGTCAGACTATCCAAGTATTGTTTTCAAGTTGGTGTTGACACATGCCTGTTGTCTCTGCAGCTGTTCTATCATCTCCAGAGAGAGAGGGTCTTCCTGGAGCCCAGAGCCAGGTTCTATGCTGCTGAAATTGCAAGTGCACTTGGCTACCTCCACTCCCTGCACATTGTGTACAGGTAATGAGCGATCCTACAGCACCCCCTAGTGGACAATTGTAAACATGAGCTGTGCTGAGCTGAACTGAAGGACATTTATAGAGTTACTTTGAAGTTATTTAAAGCTTTTGTAATCCTTTACAGGGACCTGAAGCCTGAAAACATCCTGTTGGACTCACAGGGTCATATTGTCCTCACAGACTTTGGCCTCTGCAAAGAAGGCCTTGAGGACAATGGAACAACATCAACCTTCTGCGGGACACCAGAGGTACAAAATAAATCTCTTGACTTTCACACATCCTTATCATTTATGTAGAAACTTCACCAAGGACAAAATGTCGGGAACATGGGTTTACTCTTTCTTGTTGCTTTCCTCTCAGTACTTGGCCCCTGAGGTTCTCCAGAAGCAGGCGTACGACCGCACAGTTGACTGGTGGTGTCTGGGATCAGTGCTCTACGAGATGCTCTATGGACTTGTAAGTGAAATCTGCATCTTAGTGCAACTCTTCTGCTTAATTATGTATGGGGGAAAAATAActaatttgttgttttacatgtttGCTTTAT
This is a stretch of genomic DNA from Etheostoma spectabile isolate EspeVRDwgs_2016 unplaced genomic scaffold, UIUC_Espe_1.0 scaffold00000590, whole genome shotgun sequence. It encodes these proteins:
- the LOC116674520 gene encoding LOW QUALITY PROTEIN: serine/threonine-protein kinase Sgk1-like (The sequence of the model RefSeq protein was modified relative to this genomic sequence to represent the inferred CDS: inserted 1 base in 1 codon), translated to MAVTEAGCDLTYCKMRGXVTVLTAFIKERKMGLNDFIQKLVSTPHICQHVEVNNFLTIDENQNEDVDELPEHPLYLNSRSSLAEDTQIKPCDFDYLRIIGKGSFGKVLLARHKESAKYYAVKVLQKKIIMKKKEQKHIMAERSVLMKNIKHPFLVGLHYSFQTTDKLYFVLDYVNGGELFYHLQRERVFLEPRARFYAAEIASALGYLHSLHIVYRDLKPENILLDSQGHIVLTDFGLCKEGLEDNGTTSTFCGTPEYLAPEVLQKQAYDRTVDWWCLGSVLYEMLYGLPPFYSRNTAEMYNNILHNAPVLKPNVSNAGRELLEGLLQKDRTKRLGVKDDFLELKFHSFFSPINWEDLMAKKITPPFAPSVSGPTDLRHFDPEFTHLPVSSSLCNDTLAVTSSIKEAAGAFPGFSYGPPADHAFM